The Thiovulum sp. ES DNA window CCCCAATATTCTTTGTGGAAAATTTTAAACTCTTTTCTTAATTTCCGACTAGAAACACCTTTTAAAGAGTTAATAAGTTTTGACAATGCTAATCTTGGCGGATATAAAATTAACAAATGGACATGGTCGCTTTCCCCATTAAATTCTTCCAAAACACTATCATTGAGTTCACAAATTTCTTTAAATGTATCTTCCATTACTTTTAAATGCTCTTTTGTGAATATTTTCTTTCTATATTTTGGAGTAAAGACTATGTGAGCATGTAATAAATATTTTGCATATC harbors:
- a CDS encoding transposase (PFAM: Transposase IS200 like): MKYELLSTRYAKYLLHAHIVFTPKYRKKIFTKEHLKVMEDTFKEICELNDSVLEEFNGESDHVHLLILYPPRLALSKLINSLKGVSSRKLRKEFKIFHKEYWGDNSALWSRSYFVASVGGAPIEILKKYIEEQSTPQ